In one window of Larus michahellis chromosome 10, bLarMic1.1, whole genome shotgun sequence DNA:
- the LOC141749295 gene encoding putative G-protein coupled receptor isoform X3 produces MGMASRMGLNTTDSLEPLAIPEQSIAQEVMGLLCMILLTLTALVANTVVMVVILKTALLRKFIFVCHLCVVDLLSAIFLMPLGIISSSSCFNRVIYSIAECQALIFLNVCFISASILTISIISIERYYYIVHPMSVYRVARMASLQHASVPAQAAATRHRSNSIASQMTIITTRNLPLPRLLPERFLGSNKAILTLVLIVGQFLCCWLPFFAFHLHSSVTAGTVGGGHGEMVVTWIAYSSFAINPFFYGLLNRQIREELARLRRSCLNRPLGQELCLSVSEASVQENFLQFLQRATSTLETHASCISPSPRNRLDQTKMAFPIPGQVPEESS; encoded by the exons ATGGGGATGGCGAGCCGAATGGGGCTGAACACCACGGACAGCCTAGAGCCACTCGCCATCCCTGAGCAGTCCATTGCCCAGGAGGTGATGGGCCTCCTCTGCATGATCCTCCTCACCCTCACCGCCCTGGTGGCCAACACAGTGGTGATGGTTGTCATTCTCAAAACTGCCCTTCTCAGGAAGTTCATCTTTGTCTGCCACCTCTGTGTGGTTGACCTTCTTTCTGCCATTTTCCTCATGCCCCTGGGGATCATCTCAAGCTCCTCCTGCTTCAACAGGGTGATCTACAGTATTGCTGAGTGCCAGGCCTTGATATTCCTGAATGTCTGCTTCATCAGTGCCTCCATCCTCACCATCTCCATCATCAGCATAGAGCGGTACTACTACATCGTCCACCCCATGAG TGTCTACCGCGTGGCTCGGATGGCATCCCTGCAACATGCATCCGtgccagcacaggcagctgcgACGAGACACCGATCCAACTCCATTGCCAGCCAAATGACTATCATCACCACCAGGAACCTGccactgcccaggctgctgccagaACGCTTTTTGGGAAGCAACAAGGCCATCCTCACCTTGGTCCTCATTGTGGGACAGTTcttgtgctgctggctgcccttCTTCGCTTTCCACTTGCACTCCTCTGTCACCGCTGGCACGGTGGGTGGTGGGCACGGGGAGATGGTGGTCACATGGATTGCCTACTCCTCCTTTGCCATCAATCCCTTCTTCTACGGGCTGCTGAACCGCCAGATCCGGGAGGAGCTGGCCCGGCTCCGGCGCAGTTGTCTCAACCGGCCACTGGGCCAGGAGCTCTGTCTTTCTGTCTCAGAGGCCTCTGTCCAGGAAAACTTCTTGCAGTTCCTCCAGAGAGCGACTTCCACATTGGAGACCCACGCCAGCTGcatcagccccagccccaggaacAGGTTGGACCAGACCAAGATGGCCTTCCCCATCCCAGGTCAAGTTCCTGAAGAGAGCAGCTGA
- the PARP3 gene encoding protein mono-ADP-ribosyltransferase PARP3 isoform X2, whose translation MASKRHAPPPKQVDGKGKKAKGEEEDDAWSSTLAALKTAPKEKPPATIDGLCPLSTAPGARVYEDYDCTLNQTNISANNNKFYIIQLLEHDGAYSVWSRWGRVGEVGQSKLMPSASLEAAKKDFEKKFREKTKNSWAARDNFVAQPGKYTLIEVQPGAGQEVEVALRVDDVDGGKVCKQRVRPCTLDKATQDLVSLIFSSDMFRDAMQTMNIDVKKMPLGKLSKQQIARGFEALEELEAALQEQPPQATRLEELSSRFYTIVPHNFGRARPPPINSPNLLRAKKDMLLVLADIEVAQSLQAQKVKEEEEEEVVHPLDQDYALLCCQLSLLDPASREYQLIQNYVSQTGHKLRILNIWQVARDGEDERFKAHNLLEHRRLLWHGTNVAVIAAILKSGLRIMPHSGGRVGKGIYFASENSKSACYVRCTSKKVGIMFLTEVALGKPYRITCDDPTLCQPPAGYDSVLACGRTEPDPAQDEEMLLDGKKVLVCQGKPIPMATYKDSSFSQTGGLQANRMTSG comes from the exons ATGGCCTCCAAGCGCCACGCACCCCCCCCAAAGCAGGTGGATGGCAAGGGCAAGAAAgcaaagggggaagaggaggatgacgCCTGGAGCTCCACCTTGGCAGCCCTGAAAACTGCCCCCAAGGAGAAGCCCCCCGCCACCATCGATGGGCTGTGCCCCCTGAGCACGGCACCGGGCGCCCGG GTCTACGAGGACTACGACTGCACCCTGAACCAGACCAACATCAGCGCCAACAACAACAAGTTCTACATCATCCAGCTCCTTGAGCACGACGGTGCCTACAGCGTCTGGAGCCGCTGGGGCCGTGTG GGGGAGGTGGGCCAGTCCAAGCTCATGCCCTCTGCCTCGCTGGAGGCCGCCAAGAAGGACTTTGAGAAGAAGTTTCGGGAGAAGACCAAGAACAGCTGGGCAGCAAGGGACAACTTCGTTGCCCAGCCGGGGAAGTACACGCTCATCGAGGTGCagccaggggctgggcaggaggtggAGGTTGCCCTCAGG GTGGATGACGTGGACGGGGGCAAGGTCTGCAAGCAGCGAGTGCGGCCTTGCACCTTGGACAAAGCCACGCAGGACCTGGTGTCCCTCATCTTCAGCAGTGACATGTTCCGGGATGCCATGCAGACCATGAATATCG ATGTGAAGAAGATGCCGCTGGGGAAGCTGAGCAAGCAGCAGATTGCGAGGGGCTTTGAGgcactggaggagctggaggcggcgctgcaggagcagcccccccagGCCACCCGCCTAGAGGAACTCTCCTCCCGCTTCTACACCATTGTCCCCCATAACTTTGGGCGGGCCCGGCCACCCCCCATCAACTCCCCCAACCTGCTGCGTGCCAAGAAGGACATGCTGTTG GTGCTGGCTGACATCGAGGTGGCACAGAGCCTGCAGGCGCAgaaggtgaaggaggaggaggaggaggaagttgtcCATCCGCTGGATCAGGATtatgccctgctctgctgccagctttCCTTGCTGGACCCAGCTTCCCGGGAATACCAG CTGATCCAAAACTACGTGTCGCAGACCGGACACAAGCTCCGCATCCTCAACATCTGGCAGGTGGCCCGAGACGGTGAG GACGAGCGCTTCAAAGCCCACAACCTCCTGGAGCACCGGCGCCTGCTTTGGCACGGCACCAACGTGGCGGTGATCGCGGCCATCCTGAAGAGCGGGCTGCGCATCATGCCCCATTCGGGTGGCCGCGTGGGCAAAGGCATCTACTTCGCCTCCGAGAACAGCAAGTCAGCCTGCTACG TGCGCTGCACATCCAAGAAGGTTGGTATCATGTTCCTGACGGAGGTGGCCCTAGGCAAGCCCTACCGCATCACCTGTGATGACCCCACGCTGTGTCAGCCGCCTGCTGGCTACGACAGCGTCCTGGCCTGTGGCCGGACGGAGCCCG ACCCCGCGCAGGATGAGGAGATGCTGCTGGATGGCAAGAAGGTTCTGGTGTGCCAGGGCAagcccatccccatggccacctaCAAGGACTCCTCCTTCAGCCAGA CTGGCGGGCTGCAGGCAAACAGGATGACGAGCGGGTGA
- the ACY1 gene encoding aminoacylase-1, translating to MAPGKPGKSTGASEDPSVTLFREYLKIDTVHPKPDYDAAVRFLERVGIDLGLASQKVEVCQGCVVLVLTWQGTNPRLRSILLNSHTDVVPVFEEHWTYPPFEAVKDSQGNIYARGAQDMKCVSIQYLEAIRRLKAEGKSFPRTIHLTFVPDEEMGGHKGMEMFVQRPEFRALNVGFALDEGLASPSDTFSVFYGEKSPWWVKVKCVGSPGHGSRFISNTAAEKLHKVINSFLTFRESEKQRLKSDSSLTLGDVTSLNLTMLEGGVSFNVVPSEMAAGFDIRIPPTMDLKAFEEQVAAWCRGAGDGVTYEFIQKCMDQHVTSTEESDPWWKAFSGVCRDMKLQIKLEIFPAATDSRYIRAAGHPAIGFSPMNRTPVLLHDHNEFLNEQVFLRGIDIYARLLPALASVPPLPAEA from the exons ATGGCACCCGGGAAGCCCGGGAAGAGCACGGGGGCCTCAGAGGACCCCTCGGTTACGCTTTTCCGGGAGTACCTGAAGATCGACACCGTCCACCCCAAACCTGACTATG ATGCGGCCGTCCGGTTTCTGGAGCGTGTCGGCATTGACCTGGGTTTGGCTTCCCAGAAAGTGGAG GTGTGCCAAGGCTGCGTGGTGCTGGTCCTGACCTGGCAGGGCACGAACCCCCGCCTGCGATCCATCCTCCTCAACTCCCACACCGATGTCGTGCCCGTCTTTGAG GAGCACTGGACCTACCCACCCTTCGAGGCTGTTAAGGACTCGCAAGGCAACATCTACGCCCGCGGTGCCCAGGACATGAAGTGTGTCTCCATCCA gtACCTCGAGGCCATCCGGAGGCTGAAGGCGGAGGGAAAGTCTTTTCCCCGCACCATCCACCTCACCTTTGTGCCTG ACGAGGAGATGGGTGGACACAAGGGCATGGAGATGTTCGTGCAGCGCCCCGAGTTCCGAGCGCTCAACGTGGGCTTCGCCCTGGATGAGG GCCTGGCCAGCCCATCCGACACCTTCAGCGTCTTCTACGGCGAGAAGAGCCCATGGT GGGTAAAGGTGAAGTGCGTGGGCAGCCCCGGGCACGGGTCCCGCTTCATCAGCAACACGGCGGCTGAGAAGTTG cacaaAGTCATCAACTCCTTCCTGACCTTCAGGGAGAGCGAGAAGCAGAG GCTCAAGTCCGACTCAAGCCTGACCCTAGGGGACGTCACCTCGCTCAACCTGACCATGCTGGAGGGGGGCGTCTCCTTCAACGTGGTGCCCTCCGAGATGGCGGCCGGCTTCGACATCCGCATCCCACCCACCATGGACCTGAAG GCCTTTGAGGAGCAGGTGGCCGCGTGGTGCCGGGGTGCTGGGGACGGTGTCACCTATGAGTTTATCCAG AAATGCATGGACCAACATGTCACCTCCACCGAGGAGTCGGACCCGTGGTGGAAAGCCTTCAGCGGGGTCTGCAGGGACAT GAAGCTGCAGATCAAGCTCGAGATCTTCCCTGCTGCCACCGACAGCCGCTACATCCGAGCG gcaggACACCCTGCTATCGGCTTCTCGCCCATGAACCGCACCCCGGTGCTGCTCCACGACCACAACGAGTTCCTCAATGAGCAAGTCTTCCTGCGGGGCATCGACATCTACGCCCGCCTCCTGCCCGCCCTGGCGTCGGTGCCCCCGCTGCCCGCCGAGGCCTGA
- the PARP3 gene encoding protein mono-ADP-ribosyltransferase PARP3 isoform X1 → MASKRHAPPPKQVDGKGKKAKGEEEDDAWSSTLAALKTAPKEKPPATIDGLCPLSTAPGARVYEDYDCTLNQTNISANNNKFYIIQLLEHDGAYSVWSRWGRVGEVGQSKLMPSASLEAAKKDFEKKFREKTKNSWAARDNFVAQPGKYTLIEVQPGAGQEVEVALRVDDVDGGKVCKQRVRPCTLDKATQDLVSLIFSSDMFRDAMQTMNIDVKKMPLGKLSKQQIARGFEALEELEAALQEQPPQATRLEELSSRFYTIVPHNFGRARPPPINSPNLLRAKKDMLLVLADIEVAQSLQAQKVKEEEEEEVVHPLDQDYALLCCQLSLLDPASREYQLIQNYVSQTGHKLRILNIWQVARDGEDERFKAHNLLEHRRLLWHGTNVAVIAAILKSGLRIMPHSGGRVGKGIYFASENSKSACYVRCTSKKVGIMFLTEVALGKPYRITCDDPTLCQPPAGYDSVLACGRTEPDPAQDEEMLLDGKKVLVCQGKPIPMATYKDSSFSQSEYLIYQESQCRIRYLVQLQF, encoded by the exons ATGGCCTCCAAGCGCCACGCACCCCCCCCAAAGCAGGTGGATGGCAAGGGCAAGAAAgcaaagggggaagaggaggatgacgCCTGGAGCTCCACCTTGGCAGCCCTGAAAACTGCCCCCAAGGAGAAGCCCCCCGCCACCATCGATGGGCTGTGCCCCCTGAGCACGGCACCGGGCGCCCGG GTCTACGAGGACTACGACTGCACCCTGAACCAGACCAACATCAGCGCCAACAACAACAAGTTCTACATCATCCAGCTCCTTGAGCACGACGGTGCCTACAGCGTCTGGAGCCGCTGGGGCCGTGTG GGGGAGGTGGGCCAGTCCAAGCTCATGCCCTCTGCCTCGCTGGAGGCCGCCAAGAAGGACTTTGAGAAGAAGTTTCGGGAGAAGACCAAGAACAGCTGGGCAGCAAGGGACAACTTCGTTGCCCAGCCGGGGAAGTACACGCTCATCGAGGTGCagccaggggctgggcaggaggtggAGGTTGCCCTCAGG GTGGATGACGTGGACGGGGGCAAGGTCTGCAAGCAGCGAGTGCGGCCTTGCACCTTGGACAAAGCCACGCAGGACCTGGTGTCCCTCATCTTCAGCAGTGACATGTTCCGGGATGCCATGCAGACCATGAATATCG ATGTGAAGAAGATGCCGCTGGGGAAGCTGAGCAAGCAGCAGATTGCGAGGGGCTTTGAGgcactggaggagctggaggcggcgctgcaggagcagcccccccagGCCACCCGCCTAGAGGAACTCTCCTCCCGCTTCTACACCATTGTCCCCCATAACTTTGGGCGGGCCCGGCCACCCCCCATCAACTCCCCCAACCTGCTGCGTGCCAAGAAGGACATGCTGTTG GTGCTGGCTGACATCGAGGTGGCACAGAGCCTGCAGGCGCAgaaggtgaaggaggaggaggaggaggaagttgtcCATCCGCTGGATCAGGATtatgccctgctctgctgccagctttCCTTGCTGGACCCAGCTTCCCGGGAATACCAG CTGATCCAAAACTACGTGTCGCAGACCGGACACAAGCTCCGCATCCTCAACATCTGGCAGGTGGCCCGAGACGGTGAG GACGAGCGCTTCAAAGCCCACAACCTCCTGGAGCACCGGCGCCTGCTTTGGCACGGCACCAACGTGGCGGTGATCGCGGCCATCCTGAAGAGCGGGCTGCGCATCATGCCCCATTCGGGTGGCCGCGTGGGCAAAGGCATCTACTTCGCCTCCGAGAACAGCAAGTCAGCCTGCTACG TGCGCTGCACATCCAAGAAGGTTGGTATCATGTTCCTGACGGAGGTGGCCCTAGGCAAGCCCTACCGCATCACCTGTGATGACCCCACGCTGTGTCAGCCGCCTGCTGGCTACGACAGCGTCCTGGCCTGTGGCCGGACGGAGCCCG ACCCCGCGCAGGATGAGGAGATGCTGCTGGATGGCAAGAAGGTTCTGGTGTGCCAGGGCAagcccatccccatggccacctaCAAGGACTCCTCCTTCAGCCAGAGCGAGTACCTCATCTACCAGGAAAGCCAGTGTCGGATCCGCTACCTTGTCCAGCTCCAGTTCTGA
- the LOC141749295 gene encoding putative G-protein coupled receptor isoform X1: MGMASRMGLNTTDSLEPLAIPEQSIAQEVMGLLCMILLTLTALVANTVVMVVILKTALLRKFIFVCHLCVVDLLSAIFLMPLGIISSSSCFNRVIYSIAECQALIFLNVCFISASILTISIISIERYYYIVHPMRYEVKMTIRLAVAGVIFIWVKSVLITVLALVGWPQGNGATSASRCTVYWSPGAHKKVFVIIFSIVCFVLPTIIIFAVYCSVYRVARMASLQHASVPAQAAATRHRSNSIASQMTIITTRNLPLPRLLPERFLGSNKAILTLVLIVGQFLCCWLPFFAFHLHSSVTAGTVGGGHGEMVVTWIAYSSFAINPFFYGLLNRQIREELARLRRSCLNRPLGQELCLSVSEASVQENFLQFLQRATSTLETHASCISPSPRNRLDQTKMAFPIPGQVPEESS; encoded by the coding sequence ATGGGGATGGCGAGCCGAATGGGGCTGAACACCACGGACAGCCTAGAGCCACTCGCCATCCCTGAGCAGTCCATTGCCCAGGAGGTGATGGGCCTCCTCTGCATGATCCTCCTCACCCTCACCGCCCTGGTGGCCAACACAGTGGTGATGGTTGTCATTCTCAAAACTGCCCTTCTCAGGAAGTTCATCTTTGTCTGCCACCTCTGTGTGGTTGACCTTCTTTCTGCCATTTTCCTCATGCCCCTGGGGATCATCTCAAGCTCCTCCTGCTTCAACAGGGTGATCTACAGTATTGCTGAGTGCCAGGCCTTGATATTCCTGAATGTCTGCTTCATCAGTGCCTCCATCCTCACCATCTCCATCATCAGCATAGAGCGGTACTACTACATCGTCCACCCCATGAGGTATGAGGTCAAGATGACGATCAGGCTGGCAGTGGCCGGAGTGATCTTCATTTGGGTCAAGTCTGTTCTCATCACTGTCTTGGCACTGGTGGGCTGGCCTCAAGGCAACGGGGCCACCAGTGCCAGCCGCTGCACAGTCTACTGGAGCCCCGGGGCCCACAAGAAGGTTTTTGTGATCATCTTCAGCATCGTTTGCTTTGTCCTGCCCACCATCATCATCTTTGCTGTCTACTGCAGTGTCTACCGCGTGGCTCGGATGGCATCCCTGCAACATGCATCCGtgccagcacaggcagctgcgACGAGACACCGATCCAACTCCATTGCCAGCCAAATGACTATCATCACCACCAGGAACCTGccactgcccaggctgctgccagaACGCTTTTTGGGAAGCAACAAGGCCATCCTCACCTTGGTCCTCATTGTGGGACAGTTcttgtgctgctggctgcccttCTTCGCTTTCCACTTGCACTCCTCTGTCACCGCTGGCACGGTGGGTGGTGGGCACGGGGAGATGGTGGTCACATGGATTGCCTACTCCTCCTTTGCCATCAATCCCTTCTTCTACGGGCTGCTGAACCGCCAGATCCGGGAGGAGCTGGCCCGGCTCCGGCGCAGTTGTCTCAACCGGCCACTGGGCCAGGAGCTCTGTCTTTCTGTCTCAGAGGCCTCTGTCCAGGAAAACTTCTTGCAGTTCCTCCAGAGAGCGACTTCCACATTGGAGACCCACGCCAGCTGcatcagccccagccccaggaacAGGTTGGACCAGACCAAGATGGCCTTCCCCATCCCAGGTCAAGTTCCTGAAGAGAGCAGCTGA
- the LOC141749295 gene encoding uncharacterized protein LOC141749295 isoform X2 yields the protein MGMASRMGLNTTDSLEPLAIPEQSIAQEVMGLLCMILLTLTALVANTVVMVVILKTALLRKFIFVCHLCVVDLLSAIFLMPLGIISSSSCFNRVIYSIAECQALIFLNVCFISASILTISIISIERYYYIVHPMRQRGHQCQPLHSLLEPRGPQEGFCDHLQHRLLCPAHHHHLCCLLQCLPRGSDGIPATCIRASTGSCDETPIQLHCQPNDYHHHQEPATAQAAARTLFGKQQGHPHLGPHCGTVLVLLAALLRFPLALLCHRWHGGWWARGDGGHMDCLLLLCHQSLLLRAAEPPDPGGAGPAPAQLSQPATGPGALSFCLRGLCPGKLLAVPPESDFHIGDPRQLHQPQPQEQVGPDQDGLPHPRSSS from the exons ATGGGGATGGCGAGCCGAATGGGGCTGAACACCACGGACAGCCTAGAGCCACTCGCCATCCCTGAGCAGTCCATTGCCCAGGAGGTGATGGGCCTCCTCTGCATGATCCTCCTCACCCTCACCGCCCTGGTGGCCAACACAGTGGTGATGGTTGTCATTCTCAAAACTGCCCTTCTCAGGAAGTTCATCTTTGTCTGCCACCTCTGTGTGGTTGACCTTCTTTCTGCCATTTTCCTCATGCCCCTGGGGATCATCTCAAGCTCCTCCTGCTTCAACAGGGTGATCTACAGTATTGCTGAGTGCCAGGCCTTGATATTCCTGAATGTCTGCTTCATCAGTGCCTCCATCCTCACCATCTCCATCATCAGCATAGAGCGGTACTACTACATCGTCCACCCCATGAG GCAACGGGGCCACCAGTGCCAGCCGCTGCACAGTCTACTGGAGCCCCGGGGCCCACAAGAAGGTTTTTGTGATCATCTTCAGCATCGTTTGCTTTGTCCTGCCCACCATCATCATCTTTGCTGTCTACTGCAGTGTCTACCGCGTGGCTCGGATGGCATCCCTGCAACATGCATCCGtgccagcacaggcagctgcgACGAGACACCGATCCAACTCCATTGCCAGCCAAATGACTATCATCACCACCAGGAACCTGccactgcccaggctgctgccagaACGCTTTTTGGGAAGCAACAAGGCCATCCTCACCTTGGTCCTCATTGTGGGACAGTTcttgtgctgctggctgcccttCTTCGCTTTCCACTTGCACTCCTCTGTCACCGCTGGCACGGTGGGTGGTGGGCACGGGGAGATGGTGGTCACATGGATTGCCTACTCCTCCTTTGCCATCAATCCCTTCTTCTACGGGCTGCTGAACCGCCAGATCCGGGAGGAGCTGGCCCGGCTCCGGCGCAGTTGTCTCAACCGGCCACTGGGCCAGGAGCTCTGTCTTTCTGTCTCAGAGGCCTCTGTCCAGGAAAACTTCTTGCAGTTCCTCCAGAGAGCGACTTCCACATTGGAGACCCACGCCAGCTGcatcagccccagccccaggaacAGGTTGGACCAGACCAAGATGGCCTTCCCCATCCCAGGTCAAGTTCCTGA
- the ABHD14B gene encoding putative protein-lysine deacylase ABHD14B, whose amino-acid sequence MTRLISAQLGDARLGSAEFGYARLGSAELGLAGRRPWPVPPRSLRSVRRCRRCPFSPPRPAPPAFGPRARQSQPRGEREASGGRHWGVRSSSPNPRGMAAPQFTESTFTVEGQTLFYRQAQPAQQAPKLTVLLLHGIRFSSDTWLQLQTLATLAENGYRAVAIDLPGLGRSKDAVAPAPVGQPAPGTFLKAVLEALCLGPAVVISPSLSGMYSLPFLLQHNHLLKAYVPVAPICTEKFTAEQYAQIKTPTLIVYGDQDVELGQTSLNNLRHLPEHRVLVLQGAGHACYLDKPNEWHRGLLAFLQQLQ is encoded by the exons ATGACTCGGCTCATCTCGGCACAGCTCGGCGacgctcggctcggctcggcagAGTTCGGCTacgctcggctcggctcggcagAGCTCGGCTTGGCGGGGCGGCGGCCATGGCCAGTGCCGCCCCGGTCCCTGCGGTCGGTGAGGCGTTGCCGCCGctgccccttctcccctccccgccccgccccgccggccttTGGACCCCGGGCGCGGCAATCCCAGCCCCGCGGGGAACGGGAGGCGAGCGGCGGCCGGCACTGGGGGGTGAGGAGCAG CTCTCCCAACCCCCGAGGCATGGCCGCCCCGCAGTTCACCGAGAGCACCTTCACAGTGGAAGGCCAAACCCTCTTCTACCGCCAAGCCCAGCCAGCCCAGcaggcgccgaagctgacggtgctgctgctgcatggcATTCGCTTCTCCTCCGACACCTGGCTTCAGCTGCAGACACTTGCCACGCTGGCTGAAAACGGCTACCGAGCTGTGGCTATTGACCTGCCGG GGCTGGGCCGCTCAAAGGATGCCGTGGCCCCAGCACCTGTGGGCCAGCCAGCGCCGGGGACTTTCCTGAAAGCAGTTTTGGAAGCTCTGTGCCTGGGTCCAGCTGTGGTGATCAGCCCATCGCTCAGCGGCATGTactccctgcccttcctcctccagcacaaCCACCTGCTCAAGGCATATGTGCCTGTGGCACCCATCTGCACCGAGAAATTCACCGCGGAGCAGTATGCCCAGATCAAA ACGCCCACGTTGATTGTGTACGGGGACCAGGACGTGGAGCTGGGGCAGACCAGCCTGAACAACCTGCGGCACCTCCCGGAGCACCGGGTGCTGGTGCTGCAGGGCGCCGGACACGCCTGCTACCTGGACAAGCCCAACGAGTGGCACCGTGGGCTCCTggccttcctgcagcagctgcagtga
- the PCBP4 gene encoding poly(rC)-binding protein 4, which yields MASPDGASGVGGSPEETELSITLTLRMLMHGKEIGSIIGKKGETVKRIREQSSARITISEGSCPERITTITGSTDAVFRAVSMIAFKLEEDLGAGSDGATAGRAPVTLRLVIPASQCGSLIGKAGAKIREIRESTGAQVQVAGDLLPNSTERAVTVSGVPDTIIQCVRQICAVILESPPKGATIPYHPGLSLGTILLSANQGFSMQGQYSGVSPAEMTKLQQLSGHTLPFASLGHAPSMVPGLDTSSQSSSQEFLVPNDLIGCIIGRHGSKISEIRQMSGAHIKIGNQTEGSSERHVTITGSPVSITLAQYLITACLETAKSTSQVPPGPGSMDLGVGFSQPLTPGSSAALPAVAPAPPALLGTPYTISLSNFIGLKPVSFLALSPSSMAGHNGGTATYTTKISAANGTKKADRQKFSPY from the exons ATGGCATCGCCAGACGGAGCCAGCGGCGTGGgcggcagccctgaggagacaGAGCTCAGCATCACACTGACCCTACGCATGCTCATGCATGGCAAG GAGATCGGCAGCATCATCGGCAAG AAAGGAGAGACTGTTAAGAGGATACGAGAGCAG AGCAGCGCGCGCATCACCATCTCGGAGGGTTCCTGCCCTGAGCGCATCACCACCATCACCGGCTCCACCGACGCCGTCTTCCGTGCCGTCTCCATGATCGCCTTCAAGCTGGAGGAG GACCTGGGAGCAGGGAGCGATGGGGCAACAGCAGGCAGAGCGCCGGTGACACTGCGCCTCGTCATCCCGGCCAGTCAGTGTGGCTCGCTCATCGGCAAGGCGGGAGCTAAGATCCGCGAGATCCGGGAG agCACGGGGGCGCAGGTGCAGGTGGCCGGCGACCTGCTGCCCAACTCCACTGAACGGGCCGTCACCGTCTCTGGGGTGCCAGACACCATCATCCAGTGTGTGAGGCAAATCTGCGCCGTCATCCTGGAG tCGCCTCCGAAGGGGGCCACCATCCCCTACCACCCTGGCCTCTCCCTGGGCACCATCCTGCTCTCTGCCAACCAG gGCTTCTCCATGCAGGGCCAGTACAGCGGGGTCTCTCCTGCGGAG atgacaaagctgcagcagctgtcAGGGCACACGCTCCCCTTCGCCTCCCTGGGCCACGCACCCTCCATGGTGCCAG GCCTGGATACCAGctcccagagcagctcccaggAGTTCCTGGTGCCCAACGAC CTCATCGGCTGCATCATCGGCCGGCACGGCAGCAAGATCAGCGAGATCCGGCAGATGTCGGGCGCCCACATCAAGATCGGGAACCAGACCGAGGGCTCCAGCGAGCGGCACGTGACCATCACGGGGTCCCCTGTCAGCATCACCCTGGCCCAGTACCTCATCACAGCCTG CTTAGAGACGGCCAAATCTACCTCCCAGGTGCCACCGGGCCCTGGCTCCATGGACCTCGGCGTGggcttctcccagcccctcaccccgGGCTCCAGTGCGGCACTGCCTGCTGtcgccccagcccccccggccctgctgggCACCCCCTACACTATCTCCCTCTCCAACTTCATCGGCCTGAAGCCGGTGTCCTTCCTGGCATTGTCCCCATCCTCCATGGCGGGTCACAACGGTGGCACTGCCACCTACACGACCAAGATCTCGGCGGCCAACGGCACCAAGAAAGCTGACCGGCAGAAGTTCTCACCCTACTGA
- the ABHD14A gene encoding protein ABHD14A, protein MPPARSGLGLLLLGALLTLVLYLLLPAAQHRQRSAGARPEEGKQGRWVANATVRRGMAWGEPPVFYREVSAGPRAGDAASPRRPDVLFLHGQAFTSKTWEAVGTLALLAGEGYRAVAIDLPGYGDSPPAEMVATVQGRVAFLDRVFQELGMRKPVLVSPSMSGRFALPFLLARGDQLAGIVPVAPVGTKDYAAEQYQQVQTPTLILYGDRDTSLGPQALQSLRHLPRHRVAVVPDAGHACYLDNPEDFHRALLGFLRQLK, encoded by the exons ATGCCGCCGGCCCGCAGCGGCCTGGGGCTCCTGCTCCTCGGGGCCCTCCTCACCCTCGTCCTCTACCTCCTGCTCCCGGCTGCCCAGCACAGGCAGCGCTCGGCGGGTGCCCGgcctgaggaggggaagcaggGCCGGTGGGTGGCCAACGCCACCGTGCGAAGGGGGATGGCTTGGGGAGAGCCCCCTGTCTTCTACAGGGAGGTTTCCGCAGGGCCCCGGGCCGGTGACGCTGCCAGCCCCAGGAG ACCTGATGTCCTGTTCCTGCACGGCCAGGCATTCACCTCCAAGACGTGGGAGGCTGTGGGCACGCTGGCACTGCTCGCCGGAGAAGGCTACCGTGCAGTCGCAATAGATCTGCCTG GCTATGGGGATTCTCCCCCAGCGGAGATGGTGGCCACAGTGCAGGGACGGGTGGCCTTCCTGGACCGTGTCTTCCAGGAGCTGGGTATGCGGAAGCCCGTTCTCGTCAGCCCCTCCATGAGCGGCCGCTttgccctgcccttcctcctggcACGGGGGGACCAGCTGGCTGGCATCGTGCCTGTTGCACCTGTGGGCACCAAGGACTACGCTGCTGAGCAGTACCAGCAGGTCCAG ACGCCCACCCTGATCCTGTACGGTGACCGTGACACGAGCCTGGGTCCCCAGGCCCTGCAGAGCCTCCGGCACCTCCCCAGGCACCGTGTGGCCGTGGTGCCCGATGCTGGCCATGCCTGCTACCTGGACAATCCGGAGGACTTCCACCGGGCCCTGCTGGGCTTCCTGCGCCAGCTGAAGTGA